One stretch of Candidatus Eisenbacteria bacterium DNA includes these proteins:
- a CDS encoding aquaporin produces MSQEAKKFLAELIGTFALVFFGAGAILQQNATQSVGTTGIAVAHGMAILVGVYAFGHISGGHFNPAVTFGMLVTRRIRPGGAISYWVAQLVGATLGAYVLCRAYGGPTEAHLGVPTVSAGVTPLMAMSLEGLMAFLLVIVIFGTAVDPRAPKGFAGLAIGLTLVGNILAGGSLTGAAFNPARAFGPALIAGYWQDQWLYWVGPLLGGAIAALVYERVLLQRA; encoded by the coding sequence ATGAGCCAGGAGGCGAAGAAGTTTCTGGCCGAGCTGATCGGGACTTTCGCGCTGGTCTTCTTCGGCGCGGGGGCGATCCTCCAGCAGAACGCGACCCAGAGCGTCGGAACCACGGGCATCGCGGTCGCGCACGGCATGGCGATCCTCGTCGGCGTCTACGCGTTCGGCCACATCTCCGGCGGCCACTTCAACCCAGCGGTCACATTCGGAATGCTGGTGACGCGCCGCATTCGCCCCGGCGGGGCGATCTCCTATTGGGTCGCCCAGCTCGTCGGCGCTACACTCGGGGCATACGTCCTCTGTCGCGCCTACGGCGGCCCCACCGAGGCGCACCTGGGCGTACCGACGGTCTCGGCGGGCGTGACCCCGCTCATGGCGATGAGCCTCGAGGGCCTGATGGCCTTCCTGCTCGTCATCGTGATCTTCGGCACCGCGGTCGATCCCCGCGCGCCGAAGGGGTTCGCCGGTCTCGCGATCGGCTTGACCCTGGTCGGAAACATCCTGGCGGGCGGCTCGCTCACGGGCGCGGCGTTCAATCCGGCCCGCGCGTTCGGCCCGGCGTTGATCGCGGGTTATTGGCAGGATCAATGGCTCTACTGGGTCGGGCCGCTGCTCGGCGGCGCGATCGCCGCCTTGGTCTACGAGCGGGTACTACTCCAGCGCGCCTGA
- a CDS encoding anaerobic glycerol-3-phosphate dehydrogenase subunit C, whose protein sequence is MDPRPAAIERDLGPLLEGEVRTDPITLALFSTAACIFRRKPVAVVSPRGTADVARTVEYARSKGIPVTPRGGGSSLAGQALGDGIILDFSTHTHRILEVDPDRRLVRVEPGAIHTRVQRAVGKHGLRLGPDPSSGDFCTIGGNVGTNAAGAHTLRHGAMKDHVAALTVVLHDGSVVTLSEEGSSGSPAWGPIERELTDLLRRGASAFLPEKPKSNKNSAGYDLWGAWNPGDSVSSIGPRFDPIRLFVGSEGTLGVVAEVTMRLVEKPRATAVALLYFASWTDASEAVLEARGMGASAVEAMDHTFLAFVRDYRPDLRDLVPEKFVAGILVEFEGDTEEEARTGIAALEEWVAPRRGKVIDFRAARTGEERSALWGVRRAALPLVYRASPVEKPMNFIDDTAVPVEKLGEYIEGLRAIFAKHRTRYVIFGHAGNGNVHVMPLMDPHETTFAARMAAMAEEAFELTWRLGGTITGEHGDGVLRAPYLRRQYPESYPVMAAVKQVLDPDGILNPGNVISGETTFPEKFLRFTNSFVQTGTVFDEPEYRAMIELCHGCGTCRDYCPVGSTTLREPHTARAKSVLLLEVIRGELPRALLTEKPFKEVMDSCFNCKLCLTECPSQVDIPGLAIAARKEFVEARGMPLRNWVLGRADRVGSLVGAAPGIAGLANLAIGNPVERAAREKLGGIAGKLDLPRFRRSFGTGDQGSKRVLALPLTPAAPGPGGTHARLGPMPYRDVPLTKRVAYFAGCFARFHDPEGEAAATVKVLEANGIEVIVPEQHCCGIALITMGAERSVRADAERNLRSLLPLVDRGFTVVASAPSCGLALIEDYPRILGTDDARRLSDHTIDVHQYLWRLYQRGEMRTDFRAVPISVVYHNACHSVAQGITEEPIQLLKLIPGVDVRPIDDSCCGIAGTYGMKAENYDRAIEIGDPLFREIDRTKAEAILTGCGTCNIQIAHGVKRPVVHTMSILRRAYGV, encoded by the coding sequence ATGGACCCACGTCCGGCCGCAATCGAGCGTGATCTCGGTCCTCTCCTCGAAGGCGAGGTCCGGACCGACCCGATCACGCTCGCTCTCTTTTCCACCGCCGCGTGCATCTTCCGCCGTAAGCCGGTCGCGGTCGTCTCCCCCCGCGGAACCGCCGATGTCGCGCGCACGGTCGAGTACGCGCGCTCGAAGGGGATCCCGGTCACGCCCCGAGGCGGCGGCTCGAGCCTCGCGGGGCAGGCTCTGGGCGACGGCATCATCCTCGACTTCTCCACCCACACCCATCGCATCCTCGAAGTCGACCCGGACCGCCGGCTCGTGCGCGTGGAGCCGGGCGCGATCCACACGCGCGTCCAGCGCGCCGTGGGGAAGCATGGGCTTCGGCTCGGCCCGGACCCCTCGAGCGGCGATTTCTGCACGATCGGCGGGAACGTAGGGACCAACGCGGCCGGGGCGCACACGCTCCGGCACGGCGCGATGAAGGACCACGTCGCCGCGCTCACCGTCGTGCTCCACGACGGCTCGGTCGTGACCCTCTCCGAGGAGGGCTCCTCGGGGAGCCCGGCGTGGGGGCCGATCGAGCGCGAGCTGACCGACCTGCTCCGGCGCGGCGCCTCCGCGTTCCTCCCCGAGAAGCCGAAGTCGAACAAGAACTCGGCCGGGTACGACCTCTGGGGCGCCTGGAACCCGGGCGATTCAGTTTCCTCGATCGGTCCCCGCTTCGACCCGATCCGGCTCTTCGTGGGATCCGAGGGAACGCTCGGCGTCGTCGCGGAGGTCACGATGCGGCTGGTGGAGAAGCCCAGGGCCACCGCGGTCGCGCTCCTCTACTTCGCGAGCTGGACGGACGCGAGCGAGGCGGTGCTCGAGGCGAGGGGCATGGGCGCGTCCGCGGTCGAGGCGATGGACCACACGTTCCTCGCCTTCGTTCGCGATTACCGTCCCGATCTTCGCGATCTCGTCCCGGAGAAGTTCGTGGCGGGGATTTTGGTGGAGTTCGAGGGAGACACCGAGGAGGAGGCGCGGACCGGGATCGCGGCGCTCGAGGAGTGGGTCGCGCCGCGGCGGGGGAAAGTGATCGACTTCCGCGCGGCCCGCACCGGCGAGGAGCGATCGGCGCTCTGGGGCGTGCGGCGCGCGGCGCTGCCGCTGGTCTACCGGGCCTCGCCCGTCGAGAAGCCGATGAACTTCATCGACGACACCGCCGTCCCCGTGGAGAAGCTGGGCGAATACATCGAGGGGCTGCGCGCGATCTTCGCGAAGCATCGGACGCGGTACGTCATCTTCGGCCACGCGGGCAACGGGAACGTGCACGTCATGCCTCTGATGGATCCGCACGAGACGACGTTCGCGGCGCGCATGGCCGCGATGGCGGAGGAAGCCTTCGAGCTGACGTGGCGCCTCGGCGGCACCATCACCGGGGAGCACGGCGACGGGGTCCTCCGCGCGCCGTACCTGCGCCGGCAATATCCGGAGTCGTACCCGGTCATGGCGGCGGTGAAGCAGGTGCTCGACCCGGACGGGATCCTGAACCCCGGAAACGTCATCTCGGGGGAGACGACGTTTCCCGAGAAGTTCCTGAGGTTCACGAACTCGTTCGTGCAGACCGGCACCGTCTTCGACGAGCCGGAGTACCGCGCGATGATCGAGCTTTGCCATGGGTGCGGCACCTGCCGCGATTACTGCCCGGTGGGGAGCACGACGCTGCGGGAGCCGCACACGGCGCGCGCGAAGTCGGTACTCCTGCTCGAGGTGATCCGGGGCGAGCTGCCGCGGGCGCTCCTGACCGAGAAGCCGTTCAAGGAAGTCATGGATTCGTGCTTCAACTGCAAGCTCTGCCTGACCGAGTGTCCGAGTCAGGTGGACATCCCGGGTCTCGCGATCGCCGCCCGGAAGGAGTTCGTGGAGGCGCGCGGGATGCCGCTCCGGAATTGGGTGTTGGGGCGCGCCGACCGGGTCGGGAGCCTGGTTGGAGCCGCGCCCGGCATCGCCGGCCTCGCCAACCTCGCGATCGGGAACCCGGTGGAGCGCGCCGCGCGCGAGAAGCTCGGTGGGATCGCCGGGAAGCTCGATCTCCCGCGGTTCCGCCGCTCGTTCGGGACAGGCGACCAAGGATCGAAGCGGGTGCTCGCGTTGCCGCTCACGCCGGCGGCGCCTGGACCGGGCGGCACCCACGCGCGGCTGGGGCCGATGCCATACCGCGACGTGCCGCTCACCAAGCGGGTCGCCTACTTCGCCGGCTGCTTCGCGCGCTTCCACGATCCCGAAGGGGAGGCGGCCGCCACCGTGAAGGTGCTCGAGGCGAACGGGATCGAGGTCATCGTTCCCGAGCAGCACTGCTGCGGCATCGCGCTGATCACGATGGGAGCGGAGCGGTCGGTGCGCGCGGACGCGGAGCGCAACCTCAGGTCGCTCCTGCCGCTCGTGGATCGCGGCTTCACGGTGGTGGCGAGCGCGCCCTCGTGCGGCCTGGCCCTGATCGAGGATTATCCCCGGATCCTGGGGACCGACGACGCGAGGCGTCTCTCGGACCACACGATCGACGTGCACCAGTACCTCTGGCGCCTCTACCAGCGAGGGGAGATGCGCACCGACTTCCGGGCCGTGCCGATCTCGGTCGTCTACCACAACGCCTGCCACTCGGTGGCCCAGGGGATCACCGAGGAGCCGATCCAGCTGCTCAAGCTGATCCCGGGTGTCGACGTCCGTCCGATCGACGATTCCTGCTGCGGGATCGCGGGGACCTACGGGATGAAGGCCGAGAACTACGACCGCGCGATCGAGATCGGCGACCCGCTCTTTCGCGAGATCGATCGCACCAAGGCCGAGGCGATCCTCACCGGATGCGGCACCTGCAACATCCAGATCGCTCACGGCGTGAAGCGCCCGGTCGTCCACACGATGTCGATCCTGCGCCGCGCGTACGGTGTTTGA
- a CDS encoding DUF421 domain-containing protein: MGGAVFNLSNPLLNIVARTAVIYLALLVGLRLTGKRQVGQFTPFDLLLLLLLSNAVQNAMVGPDTSVAGGLIAACTLFGANLIVAAIARGSRRAAKVVEGTATLLIRHGQVIQQNLDNEGISAEDLRRALREHGIDDVKLVRAAILEVDGSISVLREDEFPKVERPYHHIRGLKRKA; encoded by the coding sequence ATGGGAGGCGCGGTGTTCAATCTGTCGAACCCGCTCCTCAACATCGTCGCGCGCACCGCGGTCATCTATCTGGCGCTCCTCGTGGGGCTCCGCCTCACGGGGAAGCGTCAGGTAGGGCAGTTCACTCCGTTCGACCTCCTTCTCCTCCTCCTCCTCTCGAACGCGGTTCAAAACGCGATGGTCGGCCCCGATACGTCCGTGGCCGGCGGGCTCATTGCCGCGTGCACGCTGTTCGGGGCGAACCTGATCGTCGCGGCGATCGCGCGGGGGAGCCGCCGGGCGGCGAAGGTGGTGGAGGGCACGGCGACCTTGCTCATCCGCCACGGCCAGGTCATCCAGCAGAATCTCGACAACGAAGGGATCTCGGCGGAAGACTTGCGGAGGGCGCTCCGGGAGCACGGCATCGACGACGTGAAGTTGGTGCGCGCCGCGATCCTGGAAGTCGACGGCTCGATCAGCGTGCTGCGCGAGGACGAATTCCCCAAGGTCGAAAGGCCGTATCACCACATCCGCGGCCTGAAGCGAAAAGCTTAG
- the ppk1 gene encoding polyphosphate kinase 1, with protein sequence MSEPKYLNRALTWLGFNGRVLEEAQDASNPILERARFLGIFASNLDEFFMIRVAGVRELVRAGLDHREPDGLAPAELLEKIAGRARELSAAAAAVYVKEIVPALRDAGVRFLALADLEPRERAFLDNLFAKEIFPVLTPAAIDALLPFPHVTNLALYLAVRLEREGAEPRLAILQLPRTAPRWIQVGGKDAVRFVLLEEVIREHIGDLFEGHTVAEAVAFRVTRDADFATDDQEAEDLVDAVRLVLKSRLRGDPVRLEVEEGGSDAIVAQLAGALGLACHDVFKLPAPLDLRFLMEFSRLPSLPAPRAEPWAPQPHPGLRPNEGILSALAERDILLFHPYESFEPVIRMLRLAAEDPSVLAIKQTLYRTSSGSEVVRALERAAENGKQVTVLLELQARFDEERNVNWARRLEDAGAQVLYGLAGLKTHAKALLIVRRGPGGIERYAHLGTGNYNERTVLEYSDLSLLTADEDLCADLTAFFNVVTGYSEPLPWRRLAMAPLGLRQRFLGLIRREIDKSSAEEPGQIRAKMNALVDTALIDALYEASGAGVRIDLNVRGSCLLRPGVKGMSENIRVVTIVDRFLEHSRIFEFRNGGDIEVFMGSADWMPRNLDRRVELVAPIVDPEHRERLSLILDTFFADNVKARELKSDGTLVKRDGRKKPFRAQEALWHEAQERATRPPHPEREAVRPIRKAP encoded by the coding sequence GTGAGCGAGCCCAAGTACCTGAACCGGGCGCTGACCTGGCTCGGGTTCAACGGGCGCGTGCTCGAAGAGGCGCAGGACGCATCGAACCCAATTCTCGAGAGGGCCCGCTTCCTCGGAATCTTCGCGTCGAACCTCGACGAGTTCTTCATGATCCGCGTCGCCGGCGTCCGGGAGCTGGTCCGAGCCGGGCTCGACCACCGCGAGCCGGATGGGCTGGCACCGGCCGAGCTGCTCGAGAAGATCGCCGGCAGGGCGCGCGAGCTGAGCGCCGCGGCGGCCGCGGTCTACGTGAAGGAGATCGTGCCCGCGTTGCGCGACGCGGGAGTGCGCTTTCTCGCGCTGGCCGATCTGGAGCCGCGTGAGCGCGCATTCCTCGATAATCTCTTCGCGAAGGAAATCTTTCCGGTCCTGACCCCGGCGGCGATCGACGCCCTGCTTCCGTTTCCGCACGTCACCAACCTTGCCCTTTACCTCGCCGTCCGCCTGGAGCGCGAGGGTGCGGAGCCGCGCCTCGCGATCCTTCAGCTCCCGCGGACGGCGCCGCGCTGGATCCAGGTCGGGGGGAAGGACGCCGTGCGGTTCGTGCTTTTGGAAGAGGTGATCCGCGAGCACATCGGCGATCTCTTCGAGGGGCACACGGTGGCCGAGGCGGTCGCCTTCCGCGTGACGCGGGACGCCGATTTCGCCACGGACGACCAGGAAGCAGAGGATCTTGTCGACGCGGTGCGGCTGGTGTTGAAGAGCCGGCTCCGAGGCGATCCGGTGCGGCTGGAGGTGGAGGAGGGCGGAAGCGACGCGATCGTCGCCCAGCTCGCCGGGGCCCTCGGGCTGGCCTGCCACGACGTCTTCAAGCTTCCGGCGCCGCTCGATCTCAGGTTCCTGATGGAGTTCTCGCGCCTTCCGTCCCTTCCTGCCCCGCGAGCCGAGCCGTGGGCCCCTCAGCCTCATCCTGGGCTCCGGCCGAACGAAGGGATCTTGAGCGCGCTCGCCGAGCGGGACATTCTCCTCTTCCATCCCTACGAGAGCTTCGAGCCTGTGATTCGGATGCTGCGGCTGGCGGCAGAGGACCCTTCGGTCCTCGCGATCAAGCAGACGCTCTACCGCACGTCCTCGGGCTCCGAGGTGGTGCGCGCCCTCGAGCGCGCGGCCGAGAACGGGAAGCAGGTGACCGTCCTTCTCGAGCTTCAGGCCCGATTCGACGAGGAGCGTAACGTGAACTGGGCCCGCCGCCTCGAGGACGCGGGGGCCCAGGTTCTCTACGGGCTCGCCGGGTTGAAGACGCATGCCAAGGCGCTCCTGATCGTCCGGAGGGGTCCCGGAGGGATCGAGCGCTACGCTCACCTCGGGACCGGTAACTACAATGAAAGGACGGTCCTCGAGTACTCCGACCTGAGCCTCCTCACCGCAGACGAGGATCTCTGCGCCGATCTGACCGCGTTCTTCAATGTGGTGACCGGCTACTCCGAGCCGCTCCCGTGGCGGCGCCTCGCGATGGCGCCGCTGGGACTTCGGCAGCGCTTTCTCGGCCTGATCCGCCGGGAGATCGATAAGTCGAGTGCGGAGGAGCCAGGGCAGATCCGCGCGAAGATGAACGCCCTCGTCGACACCGCGTTGATTGACGCCCTCTACGAGGCCTCGGGGGCGGGCGTGCGGATCGATCTCAACGTCCGCGGGTCGTGCCTCCTCCGGCCGGGGGTGAAAGGGATGAGCGAGAACATCCGCGTCGTGACGATCGTGGACCGGTTCCTCGAGCATTCTCGAATTTTCGAGTTCCGGAACGGCGGCGACATCGAAGTCTTCATGGGCAGTGCCGATTGGATGCCGCGGAACCTCGACCGGCGCGTCGAGCTGGTGGCACCAATCGTGGACCCGGAGCACCGCGAGCGGCTCAGCCTGATCCTGGACACGTTCTTCGCCGACAACGTGAAGGCCCGGGAGCTCAAGTCCGACGGCACGCTCGTGAAGCGGGACGGTCGGAAGAAGCCGTTCCGCGCGCAGGAAGCACTCTGGCATGAGGCGCAGGAACGGGCCACCCGACCGCCGCATCCCGAGCGGGAGGCGGTCCGCCCGATCCGGAAGGCGCCGTGA
- a CDS encoding M42 family metallopeptidase — protein sequence MDATHALLKELTEGFGPPGHEEEIATQMRKHLKGLGEVSQDGLGSIICKKKGTSDEPRIMVAGHMDEVGFMVKGITPEGFIKFLPMGGWWGHVLLAQKVKIRTKRGDVVGVVGSKPPHELQEEERRKVLELKDMFIDVGATSYFDVKKKLGVRAGDPIIPDAPFSVMNNERLYLAKALDNRVGCALVVDTLRKLKATSHPNTFYGVATTMEEVGLRGAQTSVASVKPDVAIAVDVGIAHDTPGSIGDGDEKLGAGVGILVYDATLVPNRKLRDLAVDICEKGKITYHLGTVERGGTDAGRFHVYDTGIPSLVIFIPTRYIHSHSTIMDRKDYDQAVRLLTELTKRLDKKTVASL from the coding sequence ATGGACGCCACCCACGCACTGCTCAAAGAACTGACGGAGGGCTTCGGCCCGCCGGGCCACGAGGAAGAAATTGCCACCCAGATGCGGAAGCACCTGAAGGGCCTCGGCGAGGTCTCGCAGGATGGTCTGGGCAGCATCATCTGCAAGAAGAAAGGCACCTCGGACGAGCCCCGCATCATGGTCGCCGGGCACATGGACGAGGTCGGCTTCATGGTGAAGGGGATCACGCCCGAGGGATTCATCAAGTTCCTCCCCATGGGCGGCTGGTGGGGCCACGTCCTCCTCGCCCAGAAGGTGAAGATCCGCACGAAGCGCGGCGACGTCGTCGGCGTCGTGGGGTCCAAGCCGCCGCACGAGCTTCAGGAAGAGGAGCGGAGGAAGGTCCTCGAGCTCAAGGACATGTTCATCGACGTCGGGGCGACCTCCTACTTCGACGTGAAGAAGAAGCTCGGCGTCCGCGCGGGCGACCCGATCATCCCTGACGCGCCGTTCTCGGTCATGAACAACGAGCGGCTCTACCTGGCGAAGGCCCTCGACAATCGCGTCGGCTGCGCCTTGGTGGTGGATACGCTCCGGAAGCTCAAGGCCACGAGCCACCCGAACACCTTCTACGGCGTCGCCACGACGATGGAGGAGGTCGGGCTGCGCGGCGCGCAGACGAGCGTCGCGTCGGTCAAGCCGGACGTCGCGATCGCCGTGGACGTGGGCATCGCCCACGACACGCCCGGCTCCATCGGGGACGGCGACGAGAAGCTCGGCGCCGGGGTCGGAATCCTGGTCTACGACGCCACGTTGGTGCCGAACCGGAAGCTCCGCGATCTCGCGGTCGACATCTGCGAGAAGGGCAAGATCACCTACCACCTGGGCACGGTCGAGCGCGGGGGGACCGACGCGGGCCGCTTCCACGTCTACGACACCGGCATCCCCTCGCTCGTGATCTTCATTCCGACCCGGTACATCCACAGCCACTCGACGATCATGGATCGGAAGGACTATGACCAGGCGGTGCGGCTCCTGACCGAGCTCACGAAGCGCCTGGACAAGAAGACGGTGGCGTCGCTCTAG
- a CDS encoding autotransporter outer membrane beta-barrel domain-containing protein, producing MNPYRTVLVGAGLAAVWLLALSAKPSASAASEDTSTFLRGDVFAKESFASMSERPLRRRGSRRSDDYGYRRQSSYGFFNVGGGVFDPSNQPGTGFYGTVSGGTEAGDAMDLGAQLSWYHRGSRGERVFASYTDPAGNTVRQEVETQSVNTDLVPLMGIVRVKFPLTPQFQPYLGAGAGYEWLLVEGTDSQGNAFSNDYAGFGAQLMAGVNLSASSSTALYAETTYNFSTVHADFYDPFINANVRESLDFDGLALHGGIRVRF from the coding sequence GTGAATCCCTATCGAACCGTCCTGGTTGGAGCGGGCCTGGCCGCAGTCTGGCTCCTCGCGTTGTCCGCGAAACCGTCCGCTTCCGCCGCATCGGAAGATACATCCACCTTCCTTCGCGGCGATGTGTTCGCCAAGGAATCGTTCGCATCGATGTCGGAGCGTCCGCTCCGTCGCCGCGGCTCTCGACGCTCGGACGACTACGGGTACCGGCGCCAATCGTCGTACGGCTTCTTCAATGTCGGCGGGGGCGTCTTCGATCCCTCGAACCAGCCTGGGACCGGGTTCTACGGGACCGTGTCCGGCGGCACCGAGGCCGGCGACGCGATGGATCTCGGCGCCCAGCTCTCGTGGTATCACCGCGGCTCGCGCGGCGAGCGCGTGTTCGCCTCGTATACCGACCCGGCCGGAAATACCGTGCGGCAGGAGGTCGAGACGCAATCGGTCAACACGGACCTCGTGCCCCTGATGGGGATCGTCCGCGTGAAATTCCCGCTCACGCCGCAATTCCAGCCCTACCTCGGCGCGGGCGCCGGGTACGAATGGCTCCTCGTCGAGGGGACCGACAGCCAGGGCAATGCGTTCAGCAACGATTACGCGGGCTTCGGAGCCCAGCTCATGGCGGGAGTCAACCTCTCGGCGTCGTCCTCGACCGCGCTCTACGCCGAGACCACGTATAACTTCAGCACCGTGCACGCGGACTTCTACGACCCCTTCATCAACGCGAACGTTCGGGAGTCGCTCGACTTCGACGGGCTCGCGCTCCACGGCGGCATTCGCGTTCGGTTCTAG
- a CDS encoding capsule assembly Wzi family protein, with product MNELGGCRAIGRAHRSLPREHPVASGPHPRYSRAMRFGTPFRAVLIGACIAAWGGPGAAAWSPRPASADPAEFLPVRSAAYEEIEVLAARGLLDSLRIYTRPLVRVDVARALLRARRLHPEVERNLSYRRLERELARELTDLGQAPERPETGPLADWRGGDTRFRIVSAGHARGDYDEKRNAAHFRFRDETAVSARMGLQIQPGFGEFLELGITRIRGQRNFIDPLAVRTDVEMAVLHTELTGRLSAVTAAVGYDYFRWGPGRRGTLLLADAAGPMGFLWLQGNAAGRVTATAVSGILSSAEHRMFAAHRLELAATPWLNLGLAEAVRYTGDGIDLLYGIGAIPYTLVERIHIREASTDSVRTLERSNAMASADAVVRVSPNLTLYGELLVDDFTTENKAMPDRFAWQAGFRSDRPMGDGMIHFLAEYARVRIYTYSVYYGQNFEYRGRPLGYLYGPDVENLWVEAGYDLSRDWQLRWSGEFVNKGEGRLGESWSPAQGEVGSGLSGVVEERREVWGDLRWLPRDNVDLSAGAGYRRRENVDHVSGATENAWLARLAAELRY from the coding sequence ATGAACGAGTTAGGGGGATGCCGGGCGATCGGGAGGGCACACCGGTCGCTGCCCCGGGAACACCCTGTGGCCTCCGGGCCACACCCCAGGTACTCTCGCGCGATGCGCTTCGGCACACCCTTCCGCGCGGTTCTCATTGGCGCATGCATTGCCGCGTGGGGCGGCCCTGGCGCCGCGGCGTGGAGCCCGCGCCCGGCCTCCGCGGACCCCGCCGAGTTTCTCCCGGTCCGAAGCGCCGCGTACGAGGAGATCGAAGTCCTGGCCGCGCGCGGTCTGCTCGACTCCCTGCGAATCTACACGCGCCCCTTGGTCCGCGTCGACGTGGCCCGCGCCCTCCTACGTGCCCGCCGCCTCCACCCCGAGGTGGAGCGAAATCTCAGCTACCGGCGTCTCGAGCGGGAGCTCGCGCGCGAGCTGACCGATCTGGGCCAAGCACCCGAGCGTCCGGAGACCGGACCCCTCGCGGATTGGCGCGGCGGCGATACCCGCTTCCGGATCGTGAGCGCGGGGCACGCCCGCGGCGATTACGACGAGAAGCGGAACGCGGCCCATTTCCGATTCCGGGACGAAACGGCCGTCAGCGCCCGGATGGGACTTCAGATCCAGCCCGGCTTCGGCGAATTTCTGGAATTGGGCATCACGCGGATCCGCGGCCAGCGGAATTTCATCGATCCGCTCGCCGTCCGCACCGACGTCGAGATGGCCGTACTCCACACGGAGCTGACGGGACGCCTGAGCGCGGTCACGGCGGCGGTCGGCTATGACTACTTCCGTTGGGGCCCGGGGCGCCGCGGCACGCTTCTCCTGGCCGACGCCGCGGGACCGATGGGATTCCTGTGGCTCCAGGGCAACGCCGCGGGTCGCGTCACCGCGACCGCCGTCTCGGGAATCCTCTCGAGCGCGGAGCACCGGATGTTCGCCGCGCACCGCCTCGAGCTCGCGGCCACGCCGTGGCTGAACCTGGGACTCGCCGAGGCGGTCCGCTACACCGGGGACGGCATCGACCTGCTCTATGGAATCGGCGCGATCCCCTACACGCTCGTCGAGCGGATACACATCCGCGAAGCCTCGACCGATTCGGTGCGGACGCTCGAGCGCTCGAACGCGATGGCGTCCGCCGACGCCGTCGTGCGCGTCTCGCCCAACCTGACGCTCTACGGCGAGCTTCTTGTCGACGATTTCACCACCGAGAACAAGGCGATGCCCGATCGGTTCGCGTGGCAGGCCGGCTTCCGGAGCGACCGCCCGATGGGCGACGGGATGATCCACTTCCTCGCCGAGTACGCCCGGGTCCGCATCTACACCTACAGCGTCTACTACGGCCAGAATTTCGAGTACCGGGGCCGGCCGCTCGGATACCTGTACGGTCCCGACGTCGAGAACCTCTGGGTCGAGGCCGGCTATGACCTATCGCGCGACTGGCAGCTGCGCTGGAGCGGCGAGTTCGTCAACAAGGGCGAAGGACGTCTCGGAGAGTCGTGGAGCCCCGCCCAGGGCGAGGTGGGCTCGGGGCTCTCCGGCGTCGTCGAGGAGCGGCGCGAGGTCTGGGGGGATCTGCGGTGGCTCCCGCGCGATAACGTCGACCTGAGCGCCGGCGCCGGCTACCGCCGGCGCGAGAACGTGGATCACGTGAGCGGCGCCACGGAGAACGCCTGGCTCGCGCGGCTCGCGGCCGAGCTCCGCTACTAG
- the rocF gene encoding arginase, translating into MNPRTRQLEIIGAPVDLGQGRRGVDMGPSAIRIADLERHLEALGHTVVDFGDIDVMIPETLEVGAPVLRYKRAILAACDALRREVERSLGEGRMPVVLGGDHSITIGSLAGVSNHVSRQGGSMGVIWFDAHGDANTPETTPSGNIHGMSLAISMGMGDPDLVGLGGRGRKVEPGRVVLVGVRDLDPGEREILKKSGVTVYTIRDVDERGMRDVVSDAMRIAGEGTAGIHVSFDLDVVDPEDAPGVGTALWGGISYREAHLAMEILSERANVLSLDLVEVNPVLDTRNMTGILAVELAQSLLGKRIL; encoded by the coding sequence ATGAACCCACGCACGCGCCAGCTCGAGATCATCGGCGCCCCGGTCGACCTCGGCCAGGGCCGCCGCGGGGTCGACATGGGACCCTCGGCGATCCGGATCGCGGACCTCGAGCGCCATCTCGAGGCCCTGGGCCACACCGTTGTCGACTTCGGCGACATCGACGTGATGATCCCCGAGACGCTCGAGGTCGGCGCCCCCGTGCTCCGCTACAAGCGGGCGATCCTCGCCGCGTGCGACGCGCTCCGGCGCGAGGTGGAGCGAAGCCTCGGCGAGGGCCGGATGCCGGTCGTCCTGGGCGGCGACCATTCCATCACGATCGGCTCGTTGGCGGGCGTGAGCAACCATGTCAGTCGCCAGGGCGGCTCGATGGGCGTCATCTGGTTCGACGCGCACGGCGATGCCAACACGCCGGAGACGACCCCGTCCGGGAACATCCACGGCATGTCCCTCGCGATCTCCATGGGAATGGGCGATCCCGACCTCGTGGGTCTCGGCGGGCGGGGACGGAAGGTCGAGCCGGGCCGCGTCGTCCTGGTCGGCGTGCGCGACCTCGATCCCGGCGAGCGGGAAATCTTGAAGAAGAGCGGCGTCACCGTCTACACGATCCGCGACGTGGACGAGCGCGGCATGCGAGACGTGGTGAGCGACGCCATGCGGATCGCGGGCGAAGGCACCGCGGGAATCCACGTCTCCTTCGACCTCGACGTGGTGGATCCGGAGGACGCGCCGGGCGTGGGAACGGCCCTCTGGGGCGGGATCAGCTACCGCGAGGCGCACCTCGCCATGGAGATCCTGAGCGAGCGCGCGAACGTCCTCTCGCTCGACCTGGTGGAGGTCAACCCGGTCCTGGACACGCGGAACATGACGGGGATTCTCGCGGTGGAGCTGGCCCAGAGCCTTCTGGGAAAGCGGATCCTCTAA